A genome region from Fusarium musae strain F31 chromosome 5, whole genome shotgun sequence includes the following:
- a CDS encoding hypothetical protein (MEROPS:MER0001399), with product MYDLSVGTYSVYAEGSLPAASKESSKQIPVFFKSKALSTTITKASSAEAKQKASKRAILQEDSCTAEKLKLTANGIKNCESLARAAAKDASDVHSARFVEYFKSNETKTREHVTGRLLAVAEECSTSDSGNTRVSCRDEIGYCESDGPLIAYTTWVNGYVTMCPLFYDTLPPLPQRCHKQDHATTTIHEMTHARAVYEQEVSTQDYAYGYENSTALDPLSCLYNADSYSLYANGS from the exons ATGTACGATTTGAGTGTAGGTACATACTCTGTATATGCCGAAGGTAGTCTCCCCGCTGCTTCGAAAGAATCTAGCAAGCAAATACCCGTTTTCTTCAAGTCCAAGGCTCTCTCGACGACGATCACCAAAGCTTCGTCAGCTGAGGCGAAGCAAAAGGCATCGAAGCGTGCCATTCTCCAGGAGGACTCTTGCACTGCTGAGAAGCTTAAACTCACTGCCAACGGTATAAAGAACTGCGAATCGCTTGCCCGGGCCGCAGCGAAGGATGCATCTGACGTTCACTCCGCGAGGTTCGTTGAGTACTTCAAGTCAAACGAGACCAAGACTCGCGAACATGTCACAGGCCGACTCCTTGCCGTCGCTGAAGAGTGCTCCACTTCAGACAGTGGCAACACAAGAGTCTCTTGCCGCGATGAGATTGGATACTGTGAGAGCGACGGCCCTTTGATCGCTTACACTACCTGGGTCAACGGCTATGTCACCATGTGTCCGCTATTCTACGATACGCTACCCCCTTTGCCGCAAAGGTGCCACAAGCAGGACCACGCCACTACGACGATCCACGAGATGACGCATGCTAGAGCCGTGTATGAGCAGGAGGTTTCGACTCAGGATTATGCTTATGGCTATGAGAACTCTACTGCATTGGATcctctgtcttgtctttacAACGCTGATTCGTATTCTCTTTACGCCAACG GGTCATAA
- a CDS encoding hypothetical protein (EggNog:ENOG41), with the protein MKTTLLSALLLPLLSSSVFAVDDDDVTCQTKLGKESVADVQTVTVTKTDSVAPTTTNTIIPTVVKKANQWSTITVFSTKTFTVTGKGGTDTFSTTTTLFKVATVVVTSTSTKTSTKTGTRTSTSTTQIPTTAGFKFISDTVNSRSLNAQKRDRLFQKPHARAIIKPGIKAFKFPSKVQCTKLLPNANTKVVQKTGTPVTKTVNSMQTTTIVKTISTTTTLIPKDVSVTKSFTTSMKVTTYSTKWKTTTKSATATKTKVISGPTQYAACNEANMFGPDFNSASTGYYVTNVLNNGPGIPSDFQIVANGASSAEECCVSCMQFTGCETWSFRAANRNCFLLYHAGSTCKSQSNHPNYFMSKKGADTGAGFVVGNGKCGFTYSGNSDGSVFAVDA; encoded by the exons ATGAAGACCACTCTCCTCTCCGCACTCCTTCTCCCCCTTCTCTCATCATCCGTCTTCGCggtcgacgacgatgatgtgaCCTGCCAGACGAAACTCGGCAAGGAGTCAGTCGCAGATGTCCagactgtcactgtcaccaAGACAGACAGTGTAGCCCCTacaacaaccaacaccaTAATTCCAACAGTGGTCAAGAAAGCCAATCAATGGTCAACAATCACAGTGTTCTCTACAAAGACCTTTACCGTCACAGGCAAAGGCGGCACCGACACTTTCAGCACTACCACTACGCTGTTCAAGGTGGCCACTGTTGTCGTGACATCTACTTCTACTAAAACCAGCACAAAGACAGGCACAAGGACTTCAACGTCTACTACTCAGATTCCAACTACTGCCGGGTTCAAGTTCATCTCAGACACCGTGAACTCGAGATCCCTGAATGCGCAAAAGCGTGACAGATTGTTCCAGAAGCCTCATGCTCGTGCAATAATCAAGCCAGGAATAAAGGCTTTCAAATTCCCTTCAAAAGTTCAGT GCACCAAACTCCTTCCAAATGCCAACACAAAGGTTGTCCAGAAAACTGGCACTCCAGTTACCAAGACTGTCAATAGTATGCAGACAACGACTATCGTCAAAACAATCTCTACCACTACAACTCTCATTCCCAAAGATGTATCTGTCACCAAGTCCTTCACCACTTCCATGAAAGTCACCACCTACTCCACCAAGTGGAAGACAACAACAAAGTCTGCCACCGCCACCAAAACAAAGGTCATTTCCGGTCCCACCCAGTACGCAGCCTGCAACGAAGCCAACATGTTTGGCCCCGACTTCAACAGTGCAAGCACAGGCTACTATGTCACCAACGTTCTCAATAACGGCCCAGGCATCCCATCTGACTTCCAGATCGTTGCGAATGGTGCCAGCAGCGCTGAAGAGTGCTGTGTCTCTTGCATGCAGTTCACTGGCTGCGAGACTTGGAGTTTCCGTGCTGCTAACCGGAACTGTTTCCTTTTGTACCACGCTGGCTCGACGTGCAAGTCACAGAGCAATCATCCCAACTACTTCATGTCTAAGAAGGGCGCTGATACTGGTGCTGGTTTCGTTGTAGGTAATGGGAAATGTGGTTTTACTTATAGTGGTAACAGCGATGGCTCGGTgtttgctgttgatgcttAA
- a CDS encoding hypothetical protein (EggNog:ENOG41), with product MILTKHLASCIVLPFFILTASAAPSYDLPILNRRDDANATSTSDNSTTLEPIIPPEVDPKDFSIFNLDKQVTLAWAGTPDSEPGSKRMRKRDNAIFSQANFTFRYPVIPLDHSVFISSVSCTKGVLSGVISNSAAYNYAKGQWKGAGKIIFITSVDGCGEDHANDLFLSQSITFNDTTKAFTAKGSTTEYGDVYESFKLDFGKIGTLNVRRAIDKRAMFEPHKLEKRLSETWSHEWSQYLNNEKLLGTDEDAPWPNAAKLIEWGSEGGEEDDSYKKGEVADPNGHHKRWDNATLSERDLSYGLILYCVECGFGGKASLTGTIEASLIHGITKAQIQFNAQFKAGLNLGLKAFVTYEKEWTYPVAEFSPWNFGIPLLCTVGPYIGLDVQAGMTIEATGTLLIGASVEWENIDILIDLLDSSNSHSNGLTPVFTHRTEATGELKMEASLGLPASVGVKLNVLKGLWTAKGGVVDTPSVVLEGSFEVSATVTDDGEIVTDVDGECYGIAWNIHFENTLEAFITLGDNTNKFPLIDPMESDPIAEGCIGYVNDGTGDDGSDDEGGMSGSGMDCGGSGLFADCAGSQPAPVSDPTSKKNTDKKTSTKQKGTAQSNSSGSDKKGNSNKKPKTSTTSKKPTTTKAKKPTKTSSVITATTKNTKATQAAANKVSPAKATTTSKKSAAACTPSAVANSKTPPRSVCKRNVAKARVPSKSIIGTASFVKNVSTCAETCLKSKQCLSFGYGEDMTCQLYGKNLKSLGVTSGKGKQASVFYDRKCYAFSECSK from the exons ATGATCCTCACCAAGCATCTCGCTTCTTGTATTGTCCTtcctttcttcatcctcactgcGTCTGCCGCTCCAAGCTACGACCTTCCAATTCTCAACCGTCGAGATGATGCCAACGCTACAAGTACTAGCGATAACAGCACAACTCTCGAACCCATCATTCCCCCAGAGGTTGACCCAAAGGACTTTTCAATTTTCAACCTCGATAAACAAGTCACTCTAGCCTGGGCTGGGACACCAGACTCAGAGCCCGGGTCGAAACGCATGCGAAAGCGCGACaacgccatcttctctcagGCCAACTTTACCTTTCGATACCCCGTCATTCCTCTTGACCACTCCGTCTTTATCTCGAGTGTATCTTGTACCAAGGGTGTATTGAGCGGTGTGATATCGAACTCCGCTGCCTATAATTATGCCAAGGGGCAGTGGAAGGGCGCTGGGaagatcatcttcatcacatcTGTGGATGGGTGCGGCGAAGATCATGCCAATGACTTGTTTCTCTCTCAATCCATCACGTTCAACGATACCACAAAAGCATTCACTGCTAAGGGCTCTACCACTGAATATGGAGATGTATAcgagagcttcaagctcGACTTCGGCAAAATCGGAACACTAAATGTCCGGCGGGCGATCGATAAAAGAGCC ATGTTTGAGCCACATAAGCTTGAAAAGCGCCTGAGCGAGACTTGGTCCCACGAATGGTCTCAGTATCTCAATAACGAAAAGCTCCTTGGGACAGATGAAGACGCGCCATGGCCAAATGCCGCGAAGCTCATTGAATGGGGTTCAGAAggcggagaagaggatgattcATATAAAAAAGGCGAAGTCGCCGACCCAAACGGTCATCATAAGCGTTGGGATAACGCCACGCTTTCAGAGCGCGACTTGTCCTACGGTCTGATCCTTTATTGCGTAGAGTGTGGATTTGGCGGCAAGGCTTCACTTACCGGAACCATTGAAGCCAGCCTTATCCATGGTATAACAAAAGCTCAGATCCAGTTCAACGCTCAGTTCAAAGCTGGACTCAACCTTGGACTCAAGGCTTTCGTCACGTATGAGAAGGAATGGACATATCCTGTCGCCGAATTCTCTCCCTGGAACTTTGGCATTCCGCTTCTATGCACTGTTGGGCCTTATATCGGTCTCGATGTTCAAGCTGGGATGACTATTGAAGCAACTGGCACCCTACTTATCGGAGCTTCAGTTGAGTGGGAAAACATTGACATCTTGATTGATCTGCTAGACTCAAGCAATAGTCACTCCAATGGTCTGACACCGGTGTTTACGCATAGAACTGAAGCTACTGGTGAGCTCAAGATGGAAGCCTCTCTAGGCCTCCCTGCTAGTGTTGGCGTCAAGCTCAATGTCTTGAAAGGATTGTGGACAGCCAAGGGAGGAGTTGTCGATACGCCGTCAGTGGTACTAGAAGGGAGTTTCGAGGTCAGCGCAACAGTCACTGATGACGGCGAGATTGTcactgatgttgatggcgagTGCTACGGCATCGCTTGGAACATCCATTTCGAAAACACCCTCGAGGCGTTTATCACACTTGGTGACAACACAAACAAGTTTCCTCTCATTGATCCCATGGAGAGTGACCCCATCGCTGAAGGCTGCATTGGCTACGTCAATGACGGAACTGGCGATGATGGATCTGATGACGAGGGCGGTATGTCTGGATCTGGAATGGACTGCGGTGGTAGTGGTCTATTCGCTGATTGTGCTGGGTCGCAGCCAGCGCCCGTGTCTGACCCAACATCCAAGAAGAATACTGACAAGAAGACGTCCACTAAACAGAAGGGCACGGCCCAGAGCAATTCCAGTGGCAGTGATAAGAAGGGTAACTCgaacaagaagcccaagacatCAACTACCAGCAAGAAACctaccaccaccaaggcTAAGAAGCCAACCAAGACTTCGAGTGTTATAACTGCTACTACAAAGAACACCAAAGCTACCCAAGCTGCTGCTAATAAAGTCAGCCCGGCCAAAGCAACCACAACATCCAAGAAGTCTGCCGCAGCATGCACTCCTTCAGCTGTCGCCAACTCCAAGACCCCACCACGCTCAGTTTGCAAGAGAAATGTGGCAAAGGCCCGTGTCCCCTCCAAGTCCATCATCGGGACTGCTTCTTTCGTGAAGAATGTGAGCACTTGCGCCGAAACTTGCCTGAAGAGTAAGCAGTGTTTGAGCTTTGGGTATGGCGAGGATATGACGTGTCAGCTGTATGGGAAGaacctcaagagccttggtgTCACGTCAGGTAAAGGGAAACAGGCCTCGGTGTTTTATGACAGGAAATGCTACGCGTTTAGTGAATGTTCAAAGTAG
- a CDS encoding hypothetical protein (EggNog:ENOG41~CAZy:CE1): MKSLLTLTLALFASAGLGDAASAGCGKQPPSSGVKTMQVNGKNREYTLQLPNNYQNNKPHRLVFGYHWRSGNMGNVVQGGYYGLRNLAGDSTIFIAPNGLNAGWANQGGEDITFTDQMLAFAKQNLCIDEKQVFATGFSYGGAMSHSVACSRPNDFAAVAVISGALLSGCNGGNTPVSYLHIHGSADNVLSIQQGRQLRDKWIGTNGCQQKQVNDPAPGAQNYVKTSYTCSRKPVTWIAHGGGHVADPTANGQKFAPGETWSFFNAAAGTSAKLRC, encoded by the exons ATGAAGTCTcttctcaccctcaccctcgccctcttcgccTCTGCTGGGCTCGGCGACGCTGCCTCAGCTGGCTGTGGCAAGCAGCCTCCCTCCAGCGGCGTCAAGACCATGCAGGTCAACGGCAAGAACCGCGAGTACACCCTCCAGCTGCCCAACAACTACCAGAACAACAAGCCCCACCGTCTCGTCTTCGGCTACCACTGGCGCAGCGGCAACATGGGCAACGTCGTCCAGGGCGGTTACTACGGTCTTCGCAACTTGGCTGGCGACTCTACCATCTTCATTGCCCCCAACGGTCTCAACGCTGGTTGGGCTAACCAGGGTGGTGAGGATATCACTTTTACTGATCAGATGCTTGCTTTTGCCAAGCAGAACCTCTGCATTGATGAGAAGCAAGTTTTCGCCACCGGTTTCAGCTACGGTGGTGCCATGAGCCACAGTGTCGCTTGCTCCCGACCCA ACGACTTCGCTGCTGTCGCCGTCATCTCTGGTGCTCTCCTCTCCGGCTGCAACGGCGGCAACACTCCCGTCTCTTACCTCCACATCCACGGATCCGCCGACAACGTTCTCAGCATCCAGCAGGGCCGCCAGCTCCGCGACAAGTGGATCGGTACCAACGGCTGCCAGCAGAAGCAGGTCAACGATCCCGCTCCCGGTGCCCAGAACTACGTCAAGACCTCTTACACTTGCAGCCGCAAGCCTGTTACCTGGATCGCACACGGTGGTGGCCACGTTGCCGACCCTACTGCCAACGGCCAGAAGTTTGCCCCTGGTGAGACCTGGAGCTTCTTCAACGCCGCTGCTGGCACTAGCGCTAAGCTCCGCTGTTAA
- a CDS encoding hypothetical protein (CAZy:GH12): MKGSLVFLAGLFAPLALAQSLCDQYSYYANGGYEFNNNRWGQGSGSGSQCTYIDWSNSNGAGWHVDWTWSGGQDNVKAYPNSALQIGTKRIVSSISNMQSAAAWSYSGTNVRANVAYDLFTASDPNHSTSSGDYELMIWLGRYGNVQPIGSKQTTVTIEGRSWDLWVGMNGSMKVFSFVAPSPVNNFNSDVKQFFNYLANSQSYPASRQYLLTFQFGTEPFTGSNAKLTVTNFNAHVN, from the exons ATGAAGGGctctcttgtcttcctcGCCGGGCTTTTCGCCCCCCTCGCCCTCGCCCAGTCTCTGTGCGACCAATACTCCTACTACGCCAATGGCGGCTATGAGTTCAACAACAACCGCTGGGGTCAGGGTTCCGGCTCTGGATCTCAGTGCACTTACATCGACTGGTCGAACAGCAATGGCGCCGGATGGCACGTTGACTGGACCTGGTCCGGCGGCCAGGACAACGTCAAGGCGTACCCCAACTCTGCTCTCCAGATCGGCACCAAGCGCATCGTCAGCTCCATCAGCAACATGCAGTCTGCTGCGGCTTGGTCCTACAGCGGCACCAACGTCCGCGCCAACGTTGCCTACGATCTCTTCACGGCTTCTGACCCCAACCATAGCACCTCCAGTGGTGACTATGAGCTCATGATCTG GCTCGGCCGATATGGTAACGTTCAGCCTATTGGATCTAAGCAGACCACCGTCACCATTGAGGGTCGTAGCTGGGATCTCTGGGTGGGCATGAACGGAAGCATGAAGGTCTTCAGCTTCGTCGCCCCCAGCCCCgtcaacaacttcaactcTGATGTTAAGCAATTCTTCAACTACCTTGCCAACAGCCAGAGCTACCCCGCCAGCAGGCAGTATCTTCTCA CCTTCCAATTCGGTACCGAGCCTTTCAC TGGAAGCAATGCTAAGCTCACTGTCACGAACTTCAACGCCCACGTCAACTAA
- a CDS encoding hypothetical protein (EggNog:ENOG41), which translates to MRFNPTLASVAYLVSGVQAHLPHYGHARNANALTVSLEPVSGQSAQVNVSIKNDGPTDLSLLKIGTIFDERPVKKLSLKDQSGMK; encoded by the exons ATGCGCTTCAATCCGACATTGGCTTCTGTGGCCTATCTTGTCTCTGGCGTTCAGGCGCATTTGCCCCACTACGGGCATGCGCGAAACGCCAACGCTTTGACCGTCTCTTTGGAGCCTGTGTCTGGGCAATCGGCTCAAGTCAATGTCTCTATCAAGAACGACGGACCTACGGATCTGAGTCTTCTCAAGATTGGTACCATTTTTGACGAGCGACCTGTCAAGAAACTATCATTGAAGGACCAGAGCGGCAT GAAATGA
- a CDS encoding hypothetical protein (EggNog:ENOG41~CAZy:AA12) translates to MTRLSQLLLAAGATLVGLTSAQCSLTPTASIATADGVEFKLLRTGLQRPRHLVVDTEGNLLIAEAGSKGVRRVVLDDGKDLDVCIDSDKALISNANLNHGIALTADGKTILVSTPSEVYAYDYDASKGTVGSRRTVITGMSATSTHSTRTLTIPLAANPNLLLVAGGSDGNLDVETVNKDVVRSQVRVFKIDELLAADAPLVYGEAEVLGWGLRNSVGWAEDPSTGNVWSVENSVDNLYRGDVDVHNTNPGEELNFHGLPNDTSSARYGANYGYPGCFSIYDTSNIKDYPGGAEVGKQFAGTPDGETDLGFTDEECQEKQAPRITFGSHLAPLDIKFLDGSAAYIAFHGSWNRNPGDGYRLSKVDFANGEPVPESNDPKAEVPLMWNTDNTKCPSGCFRPAGLAFDKSGRLFLTSDSTGELYVLTGV, encoded by the exons ATGACACGTCTATCGCAGCTACTCCTAGCAGCCGGTGCCACTCTTGTTGGCCTCACTTCTGCACAATGCAGCCTCACCCCCACGGCCAGCATCGCTACCGCTGATGGCGTCGAGTTCAAGCTCCTACGCACCGGCCTGCAGCGCCCTCGACACCTCGTTGTCGATACCGAGGGAAATCTTTTGATTGCCGAGGCTGGCAGCAAGGGCGTGAGGAGGGTTGTCCTCGACGATGGCAAAGACCTAGATGTCTGCATCGACTCTGACAAAGCCTTAATCTCCAATGCGAAT CTAAACCACGGCATCGCTCTGACCGCCGATGGTAAAACCATTCTCGTATCTACTCCCAGCGAGGTGTATGCCTACGACTACGATGCCTCCAAAGGCACTGTAGGGTCTCGTCGAACCGTCATCACGGGTATGAGTGCTACTTCGACTCATTCCACCCGCACTCTCACGATCCCTCTTGCTGCAAATCCTAATTTGCTGCTCGTGGCTGGCGGATCCGATGGCAATTTGGACGTCGAGACTGTGAATAAAGATGTTGTGCGCAGTCAGGTGAGAGTCTTCAAGATTGACGAGCTGTTGGCGGCGGATGCTCCTCTTGTGTATGGTGAGGCGGAGGTACTTGGCTGGGGTCTTCGAAACAGTGTCGGCTGGGCAGAGGACCCTTCTACGGGCAACGTC TGGTCCGTTGAGAACTCAGTCGATAACCTTTACCGCGGCGACGTCGATGTTCACAACACCAATCCTGGTGAGGAACTCAACTTCCACGGCCTTCCCAACGACACTTCCAGCGCTCGGTATGGCGCCAACTACGGATACCCCGGATGCTTCTCCATCTACGACACTTCCAATATTAAGGACTACCCCGGCGGAGCTGAGGTCGGCAAGCAGTTTGCTGGTACACCAGACGGCGAGACAGATCTGGGATTCACAGATGAGGAGTGCCAGGAGAAGCAAGCCCCAAGAATTACATTCGGATCCCATCTCGCGCCATTGGACATCAAATTTCTTGACGGTAGTGCGGCATATATTGCATTCCACGGAAGCTG GAACCGCAACCCTGGTGATGGTTATCGCCTTAGCAAGGTGGACTTTGCCAACGGCGAGCCAGTGCCGGAATCTAACGACCCTAAAGCTGAAGTGCCGCTGATGTGGAACACGGATAATACCAAGTGTCCTTCAGGCTGCTTCAGACCAGCAGGCCTAGCATTTGACAAGTCCGGAAGGCTGTTCCTAACCAGTGACTCTACTGGAGAGCTGTATGTTCTCACTGGTGTATAA